ttcagcgtcatgggcggacatgctaatctctacgctacggtgacctcgcaaatgtaaacatatgtaagtaaaaataaaaaacgttacGAAACcgaacaaaatatttcaaatgcgTCTTTTGTTAATAGATCTCACTAAATAAACTCCTGAAAAAGTCGGAAAAAAACCGAGAAAAGGATGAAATAAACTTGTTTTATTAGCATTTTGAAACATATTGACCCTAACAACACGCTAAAATCACGTAagagtattttattttattttttttttatttatttttattttattatattttttattttattttattgtatttttattttattattttttttatttcatttttttattttatttttcatttatttttattttattttattttattttattttattttattttattttattttattttattttattttattttgttttattttattttattttattttattttattttattttattttgttttattttattttattttattttattttattttattgtattttattttattttattgtaatttattttttttttgttttgaccttGAACTAAAATAATTGTTTTGTTAGTGaaagacttgtttatttttatctaTTCCCAATCACCATTTGTTACACTTTTGGAAATGACAGACGCCTCATGAACAAATGTGTATCACAATTAATCTGCACATGCATGCTCTTGAAAACAATAAAAGCAACGCCCGGTTCAACACCTCCGGCTATTAATGTCACCACTTCCGCATAAGGGAATTCACATCCGATGGTCGATGGCCGATGAGACAAATGAAAAAATACAGGcgacagaaaaaaattgtttttaactgTCATTTCTTTTCGATTATTTATAGGCAATTCCCATTATTCTCATTCataattgttgttgtcgttgttataGTCACTCTTAtagttttaattgaaaattgcaggCAAACAATTTAAGCCAATCAAAATCAACGAAAACAATAACAGCAACTATTATTACACTAAATCAATCGAATGACAAGTCGAAAGTCAGTCAAGCAGACAGGCGGCAACAAATTTAACATTGTTTAACATTGCATCGCATGCATTCTGCCGCAGTCCATACACCAACGAAATCGCAAGTGAATGCAATTGGAGAGTTTACGCGAGTGAGTGAGTAATCGGTTATTCGTTTGCTTGTCAGCGGTGAGACTTGTGATGCAAAATAACCAATTAATTGTCTTGCGTTGTTTCTTGTCAACAATTCATAACAATCTCAGCTGCGAATCATCACCATCTTTGGGTTGctataaaattaaagaaaatcaaaTAACAAATGAAGAAATGAAAACAATGCTAAAACATGAAAATGCCAATACTTATGATGTATTAAAAAATTGCAGCAGATAAGTATGGTGTATGACAAGGTGTTTCCTGTTGTAGATAATGTGGGGAAAGAGTTTTTCAAAGTTTCAAGTcggatcggaagatcggttcatatggtacCTCCAAGGTAATGGACCAATTTagtcgtacttggcatggatgatgGGAGTCATAGTGCAAAATGgcataagaattttatatggcTTTCCACTTTCGTCCACTTTTCTCAAAGCATAAAATAGCTTTGTACCTTCCCACTGTGCCTAGGGGTTATGAGTCTAAGATTGTTGCGTCAAAAACTCGCACAAAAATAGAGGCCAATCAACACTAAAACCAACACTTCAACTAATAGCCATTGGACCAATGGCAACAGCCGGCTTAAAGCTCCTATTATTGGAAATCAAcgtaaatatacaaaaataactCAAGTAAAAACACTTGTTTGTGctcaccaaaaaaacaaaaaaaataacaaatttaaaaatagctacacaaaaaaagtgttaaacgTTTATcggctatgaaaaaattaacagaaaataaaatctgacaaacatacaTTGGAGTGGAGGCAAAGGCGTTCAGAGACGGTTAGGCTAACAGTTATTAACGCAGCAAAAACAACATCGAAATCGTATAACAAGCGCCAAAAACGTGGACAGGCCAACGAATGTACGGGCATACAGGCCAAAAAACAATGACAAATGGTTGTGTTTAAAAATCGTGCTATTTGAAAACACCTAAACCCCAGCAGTTGATGCACCAAACTCACCTCTGAAGAAGGGTGGGGGTGGGGCTTTTGGAGGCATACAGGAATTCTTAGGAAATTGCCAAAAATCTCAACAATGACACCAACTTCTCCGCcaacgaaaacaaaacaaaaaaacaactacaaaaaGTGGAAAATTGCCCAAAATATTATCACGTCACCGCAGTAGCTACTAAATCAACTACAAGTTGATTATTAATTTGGAATGCCAAACTGCGATACAAGCACTGAATTTAACCGATAGCAGCTTCGATAGACTTCATTAAGAACGTCATGGCAGTGAagcaataaaaatgaaatgaaacacgCGTTGACAAGATGACAACGTAACATCCAATGTGCTAACACAACCACAAGGAACCACAACCACACTCAGGCAAGGTGTAAAAGGCTTAGGCTGTTCGAGGGTCTGCTAGATAAGTGCCTCTAGTTTGGGAAGAAGACACTTAAGCAAGGGAGCGGCCATAAGAGGCTCTGGCagatggaacaagtaaaagcgtgctaagttgggcagGGTCGAATTTTGGGcccccatggattctgcaaaataaatttcgttgaggggcataattttattctacataccaaacttctgttagaccatcttctaggaaccgaacaaggatgatcgagagaccgatttggcaaagttgttggaagtcataacagaacactatgtgcaaaatttcagccaaatcggttgaaaattcagacttgcaggggctcaagaagtcaaacctggAGATCAGTgtaaatgggagttatatcaggttataaaccgatttgaaccgtgcttagcacagtttttggaagtcataacaaaacactacgtgcaaaatgagttatagaccgatttggaccgtgctaggtacagttgttggaagtcataacacaacagtacatgcaaaatttcagccaaatcggacaaaaattatggcttataagggctcaagaagtcaaatagggagatcggtttatatgggagctatatcaagttatagaccgatttggaccgtagaaggtacagttgttagaagtcataacagaacactacgtgcaaaatttgagccaaatcggacaaaaattgcggattgttagggctcaagaagtcaaatttggagatcggtttatatggaagctatatcaggttatagaccgattcggatcgtacttgacacagtagttggaagtcttaacagaacactatatgaaacatttcagccaaatcgggggctcaagaaattaaatcgggaaatcggtttatatgggagctacatcaggttatacaccgatttggaccctacctggcacaaatgttgaaagtcgcagcaaaacactacatgcagaatttcagccaaatcggacaaaaatagcggaTACCAgggttccagatcggtttatatgggagctgtatcaggttatagatcgatttggaccttactatgtacagttgttggaactcataacagagcactacgtgcaaaatttcagccaaatcggacaaaaattgcggattgttagggctcaagaagtcaaatcgggagatcggtttttatggaagctatatcagtttatagaccgattcgagccgtacttgacacagttgttggaagccattacagaacactacgtgcaaaatttcagcataatcggacaaaaattgcggctcccaggggctcaaaaagtctaactgggagatcggtttgtatgggagctatatcgaaatctgaaccgatatggcccatttacaatccacaaCTACctacatttgtgcaaaatttcaagcggcaagctttatgcgttcgaccgctatcgtgatttcaacagacgaatggacgggtatggatagatcgactcggaacgtcgagacgatctttgggtcttagacgaatatttcgaggtgttacaaacggaatgatgagattagtatacccccatcccatggtggtgggtacaaaaaagcATGTTGAACCTAttttgaaaggtggtttaatcCTCTTTGCAGGATTTGGTACCAAacagattaggttaggttgaaaagagggtgcagatattaatcccctccccccatgccactatggatatacacctaagccagtattcagcttgttgtgcgctctaagaactataaagtaacctctaaaaaagaaaatgttaacttagaaattccgtgctacttacaaaatccttaattgttttcaataccactcccctaagttggttcatgtctggtggttgtgtctccacctaagtaccggtatctgttagatgcgaaagccgggcaaagacaaaggaaatgctcttacatctcatcatcttccccgcatgtcctagacatgctattacttgccgcaccgattttccataagtgaactcgtagtcctatgtgtcccgttatgataccaatagctatactgacctctttcttacttcctttcagtaatagcctcgtcttctcacgaactggatccccccataggattttcgccaccCTACCgacgctgttccacaatgttgcatgcggattcgtcgcccactcccttaactcggacttcaTCTTGGGTCCTCTAAGTCAACTTTTTCAGCCGTTTGAGAGCGGGTAGAGAGTTAACgggattatgtgcaaaatttcagggctgTAATTCGTCCGGCCGCCTCTCACCGGGGCACTTAAATTTGTCACCTCggcatttggaaaaattttcctgtctgccaaatcttaattttgattcgatttccaaaatttttgcaaaaaggtGCTCAAAAATCACTACAAAAAAACAGACCGCTCTTCCAGTTTAGGGAattttcgacttttaatttgttgaatttttgtcGAGACAGGCTTCCTATAATTTTTtgcaccaaacaatatttgtagccttctCCACAGCCAATTTACTATATAGAAAAACGATTTGAAATCTTTGCCCGATGTTGACATATAAGTAATTTAGTTCAAAAATTCAGCTAAGCTcgagctcgagatcatattcaatgccttttattcaaagaatagcataacaAAAAACTGTATCGGAATAGTGGAAAGAAAAGTTTTCTTCTCTCTTGCTGCGCTAAGGAGAGTTGGAGGACTTATggagccctgtttcaaaacaaaagcgtgctttaCCTCGTACTCAATAGTTTTTGGGTATATAGGGTGCCcttatcaatttgacaaaggtgatGATGAAGTTACATGGCGTAACAGAAATCATGATACACTAGTCAGTCAAAGTCttttgaataacaacacacacttgctcaacttttataaatATATTGCTATgccattctttgaatagaagagATTGAATATGATTTCCAGCTGGAAGaggttcgaaaaatcacgaaaagattctaaagatcaaaataaaagagcacaaatagacaaacattttattttttattcacattttcagaatttaattttttactagCAGCAAACATTTCTTCAGTTGCTGAAGAATCATCCATAAAAGTTTTACTCCTGTTGTTGCTTCGGCTACTATCCgttaaaatttcttccaaatcaatGCCAGCCAAGCGTCCATATCTCTTAAAACCTTCCAAACGGGCCACCATATCAGGATGCAACTCTCTGCCATCTATAACAACAGAAGTGGGCAATTTTTTAGCATTTGACTTCTGACCAGAACTTTTATCGCTAGACAATTCACCTGATTGCAATCGCACCTGATGCTCCGCATTAGGTGACATAAATTCTCCATTTGGTCTCAGACAATTGGattttggattataaatgcctaAAAAAGCTTTGCATTTGGAACAATGCAATTGCTGTACTTCATGGCCTCGTAACAGCCAGGGCATAAAACAAAGTGGCCAACAATTGAATAGACATTTCGCACACCATTCATTTTGGGTAAAACGCTCAATTCTGGTCTCGATTAAAGGCTTCTTATGACAACCACATTTGGGACAATATATGCTGCCACTGGCTGGCTGCCATTTTTGTATGGAGATTCTATAGAAATGGCGCTTACGGGGagttttgggaaaaggggtTAATGAGGAAGTGGCAGCGGAAGGAGTTCTAATTTTGCAACGATGGGTATAAATAATTTGGGCATGTGTATTGCTAGAAGATAATTCGCTATCCTTTATATCCTGAAAGGTTTTAACTGTGTAGATGAGAGGAAAAAAGGATTTAAACAAACAGCAGAGAGGAATGAGACAATCAAGAGACATCTTACAATGATTTGTATTATCAGAGAGTTGTATCAAATCTTCTTCTGGCATATATGAAGAGAATAATTGCTTCTCtatttcattgttgttgtcaGTTGATGTTGTTTGTGGTTGACTCTCTTCTACTTCAGATTTATTATCATCTTCGATTTGTGTATCTTTGGTTTCGGTTTGTATTAGCCTGTCGTTTGTGGAAGTTGCCTTGCTTACATTTTTTGCCATCCATGATTCATCGCAATTCctttttgtttcatttgtttCGTCATCTATGATTTCCACTTCCGGATGATCACTGCGTATGTGTTGCAGTAATGGCGATACATTGTAACGGGAACATTCCAAGACTTTTCTACATTTTAGGCAACGCACCAGATATTTGTCATCCTTatccattgaaaaatttattgaaaatttttgttctcatgtaataaaatttggtttagaaACTTTGAAGTGAAAGGGAATGCAAATCATATGCGGAGAAATCAGGGTACACTTACTAAGGTAATACTAAGAATAGCCAACAATACATTGGGGATAATAAGTCCAGCAAACATATGgaagaaattaaacaaaaaatcgaatcgaattaaaaaataaatcgaaTGGAATTAAATTTAATCCAGGTAAAGCAATTATACGAATATCTTTCTTTATAATGTTTGTGCTCCACTTCTCTGTTACACCTCGTTTCTTTAGGCCGTAGTCTATCCAAGACAGGTTATTGGAATCCATGCAATGATCATAAACTGATGTTAATGTGTAGTCCAATCACAAGATTTTAATAGCTTCTGTTTTTCTTGGTAGACATATTGAGGGAGTTGTAAAGAATACATTGCCCACTTCCCAACACATGCTGACTACGAGGCGGCAACAAGATGTGTaagcaacatttttttgttatgtctttaTGAATTTTTCTACACCTGCTGCTGCATATTTAGCAGTCTGCAACACAAGACAGACTCTTGTATGTTACTGTCTATAACAAAGTCCGATTTCTTGAGGCAAGGAGCATATGGAAACTGATCAATTgcaatttcaagtaaatctgcaacttgaaaaatgttttttttttaactgttgTGCTCTATAACGGCTATCTTGCCAATGCTCGTACCAAATGCTCTATAAGTCGACAAAATCACCATTTGTTAGCAATTACCAAGTTTGGCagagacaaaaaaataaatgatggatcACTTCATAAAACGATCATTGATAAGTATTCTTAAGTGCGAGGGAGGTTTGGAAAGTTCTAAATATGGAAATACTATGGCGCCTAATCATTTCTTCATAGAAAAAACGTTCCAAGAAATTTCATACAAACTTTGCCGTTCGTTTATATCACTTCCATATAAaattcttaggttaggttagatttaagtggcagtctgccgtcAGACTCACTTATACGCTTTCGTGCATTGTGTTCCCATAAATATCTTAATCTGATAGaaaatacatattcttgataagTCGATGTGAGATGTTCAATGAAcattcaggattcactgaataatgATTTTCGCCCTTATaggcaaaaaaactttaaaatgaaaaaattcggcacagcccggtcaggattcgaacctataGTTacctagcgttcgaagccatcaatacaacttccaacagatgcacagaatcatgtgtaccgctagtagtgtaattgtcgcagaaaaaaagtctgttattacacaaaaacatatgcattgggaaaaagtacagctaattgacagggttgtcgagcgtggttaatttGGAAATTGTATAATagttgcgttttcgcaattaataagattcaaatacaacatatcagcgcacggcccttgaagccatcacatctaatatggttgaaatgtcttctaaccaaagacgaaaagcgtcccatagtggttggtgtgtgttgtaaTCTGTGGCTCTCCTCTtttcatttgcaatctccgaacattgagctcgtctcggaaGAAAAACCAACAAATATCACTGAATGAGGTTAAGCCAATGTcagcttgttttctttttacattcatcctttgtttacgttttctcctttttgatgacattttgcatcaccagatttgacatctttaataatgttcatggggcctattcactttatgttttcgtaAGTGACCTCACCTTCAATTAGTGAACCTGATGAAcattgtagcgcagaggttagttggcatgtccgcctatgacgcgtaatgcctaggttcgaatcctggcagaaacttcagaaaatttttcggcggtggttatgccctccaaatgcaacatttgtaaggtactatgccatgtaaaacttctctccaaagaggtgtcgcactgagacacgccgttcggactcggctataaaaaggatgccccttatcattgagcttaaaaacttgaatcggaacactcattaatatgtgagaagtttgcctctgttccttagtgaaatgttcatgggcaaaatttgcaatttgcaatgccTCCTAAGCACAAAAAGCATTGCAGTGTCATTCAAAGAATGTTCAAGTGAACTACGAAAAGAGTTTGacaatgttgatgtgtttgttgtttgATGATtggtttgtatcggaatagtggaaagtaaggctttcttctctcttgCTGCGCTAAAGAGAGTTAGAGGACTTATTAATCACTGTtttaaaacaaaagcgtgctctacaccgtacacaatagtctttgggtatgtaggACATCTTAATTTGACAAAGCTggtgatgaagatacatggtgtATTAAAAATCGTGATCCACTAACCAGTTAAAGTGTTTTGAATGATTTTCTTTGAATAGAAGGCATTGCATATGATCTAGCACtggaaaatattcgaaaaattacgaaaagaaaaaaaattaattttaaaaaactttaacaatttcACAAAATTCATTGGTTTTTGCTCTTTGGGGCCTTGGTTTGGTTCCACGATATACGGATTAATTTCAACTCCATTTTCGTACAGCTAATCCATATGTTTCTAGGGCATCCCTTCCTTGGTTATCCTTGCGGATTCCACTCTAGGATATTTCTCACAATAACATCGCGAGGCCGGCGTAGGATATGATACAACCAAGTCCTTTTGTTTGAttagcaaaatatttcattttattattgaaTTTCCTTCCAACTTAGACCAATGTGAATttttatcctccaccatagaatggggtctactaattttgtcattccgttcgtaatgcaaatgcaaattttgctcatgaacattctactaaggaacaggggcaaacttctcacatatcaatgagtgcagtccgattcaagttttaagctcaatgataaggggcctcctttttatagccgagtccgaacggcgtgccgcagtgcgacatcttttaggagaaaagtttaacatggcatagttcctcacaaatgttgccaacattacatggcatagttcctcacaaatgttgccaacattaggaggggaaacccaccgctgaaaattttttctgatggtctcgacgggattcgaactcaggcgtttagcgtcataggcggacatactaacctctgcgctacggtgacctcctccGTTCGTAATATTGACTTGAAGCCCAACAaattatatacattcttgatcgtctagacattctaagtcgatttagccatatccgcccgtctgtcgaaagcaggtgGAAGCCTGTAATCTTTTAGTAGCATGGCAATCTGATGAGGACCCCTGGCAAGGCCGAAATCGCGGTCATTGTAGCCAGCCCAATATATTAACGCACACCACATTTGGCGGGTCTCTTAAAAGGGTTTTGATTTTTTCCTTTCCAttcaaaatagaaacaaaaataaaaacactttgGTCTAAGTTAAGAACATTCATTAACAAAAtgagattttaaaaaaatagtttaagaaaattttataataaaatttacaaatttttttttttaaaaaaattcaaataaaatttttttttaaatttaattttgacaaaacttaaaaaattttaaaattttttaaaaaaaaaaattttgtaaattttttttataaagtttttaaaattttcttaaacaatTTTCTAAGATCTCAtatttcgaatagaaaaacaaaaaatcaaaactcttcAAAGAGACCCGCCAAATGTGGTGTGCATTAATGAATTAGGCTGGCTggaatgatcgcgatttcggccttgcCAAGAGTCCTCATCAGATTGCCATTCCACTAAAAGGTTACAGGCTTCCACctatttatttttctaaaacttttaaaaacagattcttttaattttcttcttataCAACCAATTCCTTCTTCCCACTTGTATGACCATTATGTAGAACCCAAATAAAATTTCTCTCAATTCAGTTCCAAAGATTGCACATTGgcaattttgtacttttttttatcacaTTTACGCTCTCAATCATTAAGCCACCATAATCATAAAACCAACAACATTTCATGACaatgaaaaatattcataaataacAGTACCagtattaataaaaaataaaagtaaaatattgaaaaacaaaaaccaaatcaatacaaaaacaataaaacaacgATTGTGTTCATACCAGACATTGTCACCTGGATGGCTGGCTggcaaaaaatatcgaaaatcgAGTTTTTAATTGATTGCGATTTATTTGACACGCCTTGGCAACTTTCAGACGTTTATTTCGTCTAAAATGTCTGCCTTTTTCGATAAATTTCTATAAATAACAATTTTCGCTGCTAGCGTACCCAGTGTCACAGCTGATGGCAGTCAAGGGTAGAACAAAACTCTGAAACTTTAGTGAGGAGATAAAATTAcaatgaatttttaaaacaaaaaaaaacatgtttggTAATAACAactttaaaggatttttgagttgttgtacaaataaaaAAGGTTTGAAAGAATGATTgcgtttgaaaaatttaaaaataaagcaaGTCTTTGGCCGGTTACACACTTCGGTAGGGAAGGGTTCTATGAATAGTTAAGACTTTGCTATTTTCAAGGAAACTTTGACATTTGAACCATGAGCAAATAACGACCAACACTAGTGTCTACAATGATAGTGTTCCTTTCTCCATGGATTGCCCAGAAATAACTGGGTTCTGCTATGCTTTATAGGCATAGCTTCCATTCAAACAAGTCCCTGAATCTTTGCCTAATAAATCTTCAATATTTATGACCAAGTTCCCTCTGACCAAGTCAATTAAATATGACTTTTGTTGGCATTTTAACAACTAAATCACATATAATCAATTtgtccaaaataaataaattttatattgatTTCCTTGCCTTAtctatttgtttttataatttttgtttttataactcATAAAAGCTTCAAGTCTACGTCCATACACATCGTTAAATTGTTGTGTCTTTAGCCTATATCGGTCATGGTTTTGCTTATTTGTTGTTATCTACGAATGCTGTTATCGGAATTTTTGGGGGCGCTAGTCAAGTCATGagtttctgttgtttttttttttttcttttttcttttatgaTTTTGCAATTTCCcagaaatacaataaaaaatccAGAATTGGATTTCTAGTCGGTGGCAAACAAAAGATTGAATACGATAAGAAAGTAATTACTAATCATAAGAATGATTCTGAATATAGTGTGGGCTACCACTTGATTGCTTGCACAGTGGTGCAGTATGCAAAAATCTAGGAAGCAAAAAAGTCATAATCTTAACAAAATGGCAACATAATGGTAGTTATTTAGTTCTAAGGGGGTTGATGAACGTAATGACCACAATAGTTATCAGAGAGAAGAAATTGTTTTCATGAACTgaaaaaagaaattgccagcttTCAGAATC
The Stomoxys calcitrans chromosome 3, idStoCalc2.1, whole genome shotgun sequence genome window above contains:
- the LOC106089505 gene encoding uncharacterized protein LOC106089505, producing MDKDDKYLVRCLKCRKVLECSRYNVSPLLQHIRSDHPEVEIIDDETNETKRNCDESWMAKNVSKATSTNDRLIQTETKDTQIEDDNKSEVEESQPQTTSTDNNNEIEKQLFSSYMPEEDLIQLSDNTNHFKTFQDIKDSELSSSNTHAQIIYTHRCKIRTPSAATSSLTPFPKTPRKRHFYRISIQKWQPASGSIYCPKCGCHKKPLIETRIERFTQNEWCAKCLFNCWPLCFMPWLLRGHEVQQLHCSKCKAFLGIYNPKSNCLRPNGEFMSPNAEHQVRLQSDGRELHPDMVARLEGFKRYGRLAGIDLEEILTDSSRSNNRSKTFMDDSSATEEMFAASKKLNSENVKSFRDFSNLFQLEIIFNLFYSKNGIAIYL